Part of the Ziziphus jujuba cultivar Dongzao chromosome 8, ASM3175591v1 genome is shown below.
catttttgatACATTCAAACTTGCATCTcaatatattttccaaaaatcctATATCTATGCCAAAGGTGATGCTAGCttctccaaaatatatatatatatatatataatataattatttttatttttttcacagaAATCTTAGATAGATTTTGTCCAAGATTCATCCTATTATCAGTAATAAGGTTCTTCTCATTATCTAATCAGCAATATTAAAATGAATCCTAAACAAATTTCgttcaaaaataccaaataggagaaaattaaaagtatatacatgtatatcaaTTATGCTATAAGCACCAAATTGTTTACCAATGCTACTAACTACTCTGATTTTATACCATGTGTGAAGTAATTAAAGCTCTTTAACACATGTATGTTGCAGCCCTGTTATCAGCAAGTATGAAAATAACTGAGTTTGAGCATCCTAACCACCCTGATCACATTCTGATGCTAAAATCTTCCGATGTACCTTACAAATGTGACGGATGCAAAGAGCTAGGGTTTGGTCCATGTTTCAAGTGCGAAGACTGCAACTTCCACCTCCATGAGGAATGTGCACTGGCTTCCAAATCGTCCTACCACCCATTGTTAAAAAGATGTGAGCTCAGATTTTGTGAGGAAACATATGGAGGTAGATACTGTGATGCATGTGGGAAAGATGTGATGGGTTTTGTGTACCAATGCACACATGACAATGCTCATGACCTACATCCATGTTGTCTTAAACTTCAACGTATAATCATTGGTGATGGTTTTGAGTTACGTCTTTCTGATAAGGTTCCTTCGAAATGCCTTAAATGTAATAGCAAGGAAATTTCAAGAGGGATTAAGGGTTGGTCCTACGTTTCCTCTTGTGGAGAATATTGTTACCACGTTGCTTGTGTGAAGGACTTAGTTCTGGAAAATTGGAGAAATGGATATTTTAATGGAGACAATGACAATATTAGTGCTCAAACAAGCAACTTGGCGTTGTTGCAAATTGCTAGTCCATCCAATGAGGTAGCACAGAGAGGAGATCGGCTTGGGAGTAAAGCTAAAAAGTTTTGGAGGATAGCAAAAATGGTTCTCAAGCTTATTATTTCCGCCATTTTTGGTGATCCAACTGGCGGGATTGCCATTATTGTTGAAGCTTTGGTTTCTTCGACTAGTGCATGAGTTTGAGTGCAAGACGAggacaaaatatatttttgcttttgttcttcttgtttttgtttgtttgctaTGAAAAGGATATAAGGCATTTGCTTGTGTTTATTACAtgtaatgtaaaatattgataaGTTGTTCTTCTTTGTAAAGACAAAGACGTACATGTACATAAATATGATGTATCTGTTCCATATTGTAtaaagtcaatatatatatagctgtgTTGTGTGTACTTCTAATGTAAAAATAGTTGTaagttttaataatttgtttaataGGTTATTTTGTATGAtggtttaatataatataagttaaTGGAGAAATTTCAATACTGTGATCATagttttttgttccttttgaaCATTTAAGATGACAATGATCGGAGATGATAATTTTCAGACATTGAATATAAAATCTGGTAATGAAATTCTTCTTTCCTAATTGATCAaagtaatgataaaaataaaaattaaaaaaaatcataatttctttaaataacaatttaattagttttctcATATACCGTTccctaatttatatttatattctaatataacaataataaataaataagttgtcGAAAAACAAATTTACctctaataataacaataacaataataaaatgtccaaaaacaaaatcatttgtatttacactcttcattattttttgattatttattattaatgattgGGTGATGGacacataaaaattattaataaatgtacaaaaattattaataaacgtACTTTCAATACATTTAATTAATGGTAGAACCTTAATTTAAACGGTCAACAGATTTGTTAAAATTTCAATAGGTTAGTGGGTTTCTTTTTAGTTATATGTGGATTATGATTCTTAATGAGATTGTTCGGCTCCTCATTGAACTAATTATGAGATTTTTAGGATTACCATAAGGAgatgataaatttttatttttatttttgtttattttgtcatttatttatttcattgggATATATAGTTTTATAGATCATAATTGAATCACTTTCCCAAtaatttcttccctttttcctttcttttgtacCAATATTTTGTATACATTTTACATGCAAATACTGTATAAACCAtgcaatattttaattaatgtgtTGTCAACTATGATTGCTTATAAAATAAGGTACATATTTGTTGAAGTTTCCAACATATAAACGTCAAAACTTGTAGGCCCGATGCATTAGACATCCACGCTATCGCTGCTGAATTTCAATACTATATagcataatacatatatatatatatatatatatatatgaagtatGATATAACATGATATATTGTACGCTATATAGCATGTTAAAGTTTCCAACATATAAACGTCAAAGCGTGTAAGCCCTATGTATTAGACACCCACACACACCGCACGCTTCAGCCTTCAGTCTTCCAACCTTTCATGACATTTAATTAAGATTTGGGATCCAACCAAATATAATACaaagttaaatttttatttttattttcaaaatgagaagaacgaaaaaaaaaaaaaatatatatatatatatatagtatataaatataaacatttCCCATTTCCCATTTCCACAAGGCAAagactgaaaaagaaaatatatataaaaaggttTCTATCTTCTTCCTAATGCTTtcttaattttcataaaatctatAGTTGGACATTTGGCCTTCAATAGGTGGGAGCCCACATGTACATAACCTTTTTaatgattaatttgattttcactTAGATtcggagattaaaaaaaaaaaaaaaaagactaccTGCgagaaataatttatttatttattatatttatattttaattttatataaaagtgTAGTAAGTGATAAGatgggtttatttatttttgtttgtttttcaaaCGTTAATGCCTCAATTAAAAAAGTTTGcatctttatcttcttcttcttcttctttttttcttttttttaagtagaTATCTTTATCAAAAAGGTCAATATGCACTCACATATACATGATTATTAACTACTAAATATCAATGTATGATTAACTACAAAATAATCTCTACAGAGTCCAGTCTACCAAAACATGAAATTATTATTCTTCCAATGTGATATTCTTATGTTTAACTAGCCCATATCAAGGCACCatgcttttatcaaaaaatatgtatatgtatatatatatatatcaaggcGCCATGTTTGGTAACCAAGACCACATGGCTCAATGATGCCGGTGCAACAAAAACAGCTTAAGCAAATAGTTGACCAACTCTTTGCTGTGTCAAAACGATGAGTTTTaagttcttttgttttattttctgctTATGTggctattttttattgtttctttgCTGATTGGCTTTTTGGGTTACACCCTACGTGGTGAAGTGGTTTTATCACAAACTGATATAAACAGCTTATTTTCTTGTAAGAAAGGCAAAgacctttattttttaaatatagacaATTGAGTTTTCTTTCTTCCGTTTCTGTTATAATAGATGTGGAATTGGACCAGAGCAAAATCTGGACAGGGTTAAGACCTGATATTTGCTCCTTGGTGATTCCACTTTGTGACTGCCTACGTCACTCAAACTGGATCCACCCAACTACTTCAATGTTATTTGGGTGGCCCAAACTAATTCGGTCCAAATTTGTCTTTTGAAATAAACCACCTCTTTTTTAAACGAAGCTTTTAATAGGATGGACATGGTTAAATTCGATTGGcttgttgtaatttttttacaaattaaacCAAAGTGAACCACTGAAGAAACCAAACTAAATCAGCCATTAATGTGATTTGATCCGTTTGGATTTTgatctaatattatattatattattttgttaatattattaatatttttttaaaaaatattaattttattaatttaaatttactattattaatatcttaaatcaaatcatttaaagcataaaaatatattaaaaatataattaattataataaaaatactaaaagttatgtataaatatattccaTTTAATCTGGTTTGGTTTGTATTAAAATTGTTGAAACTGAATTGGAGTAACCATAAATCAAAAATCGAAGGTTAAGTCGGTCTAGATCGCCCACTCTTAACAGCTAGTCGTAGCACCAATGCCAGTGGATTTCTAATGGCTTTCTGCCAACCAACTACTAGTTATGataatatacatacacacacacacacacacacacacacacacacacacacacacacacaccgtatttatttatttaaaggaaactatatatttttctctattttttaggTTGGGGAAAAAAGAAACTGGCAGCCTTTCAGGGACAATccagttttttcttcttctttgttttttttttttataacaataattatgaatttaaatGGTCACAActtcaatatattaaaaaagaactaAACTGCATTGcaaatgacccaaaaaaaatgaaaaatgaaactgcTATTGGCAGACAATGAGGACCAAGGCTGCTAGGATTTCTTTACcacatttattatttctttggcTGGACAGCCCGTTCTAGATCTACCACATAATGTTCttataatttcttattttcttattgttaaaaatgaattatatattcttAAGACATTAAACTTccatatcaattttattataattttttgtgttcttacttgttgttttattatattacgtATCATGGTAATATCACTTCAATGGAAAAAaggtgcctttttttttatttttttatgttgagACTTCAACTAAAACAAGTttactatattaaaaaatacaacaaaaaaaaatgattatagtCATGCAATCGTCCAGATTTCATTCtccctagttttttttttttttttttgggtccttttTGGTAATGATCTCCATACTTTCAatacataaaaacataaataaataaataaaataaaacatttgaCACTATCTAATattgtttgataaaataaaaaattcaaagactatataaaaaggaaaggtttttttttgttttttttttttttgtgaatataaaaaagataataattgtAAGCTTCgatttatgtgtgtatatataaatatatatatatatatatatatatatatatatatatatatatatatatatatatatatatataatcctgaTTACATCAAGGCATTTTGACATTATAAAGTATATATGCACTTTACATAATTATTCGTACAATTATAAGCATATTAAGATGTTTAAATGTGTTCTCCCAActgccactttttttttttttggggggtgaaaTTGCAAGTGCCTATTACttgattgttattttttttatacgaataaaaaaaagtttttattttttattttttatttttttttatcattatatgaATAAGAAAAGTTCAACGGGTAGAGGATAACATGCCTCTGAAAACCAAAATGTTAGACTAATATGCCTATCATATGCATACGTCTACACTTATAGTCTCAAAAATATGACCGAGCGTCTCCTTAGGCTGCTGATTCTTGTTCTCTTCTTCTAAAGTGATTAAACTGGTGGACTTGGGCCTTATCCCACATGACTTTAGGTTGTCCATATGGTCAACGCTCTCTTTTTGGTGGGTCTTATTGGGCTTCTCCATGCGCCGTTTTGTTTCACAGTTAGCAGCATTGTGaaatcccaaaaaataataataataataaaatcaaactaatttcgagataataaatttaattgttcTCAACAAATTTTTGTAAGATATATGATTttcagagagagaaaaaaaaaactatatatatatatatgtgtgtgtgtgtgtgtgatgaaAAAGATGGATTGTTACATATTATATGAAGGCTTTTATTTGAcgttatttgtttatatattttattattgttttttaaagttttgctGGTTAGGCAAGAATTACGACAGCTTTAGAAATCAATTTCCACATAATTTCTTCCCTATTTCCTGTCTCTTTGGTACGTGCAATCACTTGCATGCAAATATCAAATCCTTGATGCGTAAATTACAAGCTATAGTTTGTTGAAATTTCCACCGTTTTTATATCAGCGTGTGAGCCCTACGTGTCCAACACCCATGTCTATTTGGCTACCGACATTTCAATATCACAAAGCATTTCACATCATtaaaaatagttaatatttggcttaaaatatgcagaaaaagaaaaagcagtaAACATTTCCACaacaaaaatcttttttttaaaaaaaaaaaaaggggaaaaggaGTCTTACTCTAATTTGCTACtggtttcttttatatatatcattaaattcctTGCAGTTTACGTGTTCGGGCCGACCCAAACCATGACTATGCAAAGATATGAAAGTTATGGGGAAACACCCCCATGGCTTCCACGTTAATAACACGAAAATTGGACGGTTTTATTACGTGGAGTTCACGGTCTCTTTCTTAATCTGCAAGGAGAACTTTAGGAACTCATTTTcagttaattaaatttcaacccattaaatattgttttgggGGCAagaccagaaaaagaaaaaaaatatatatatatatatatatatatacacatataatattttcacagaaaccataaaataattaagtaatgTTTTCAGCCTAGTAATTAATCAATTTGCttgacatattatatatatatatatatgtttgcatatgtatactttatatatatatatatatatacacaaaaatgcTACGATAAGAGAAGTTATTTGCTAcattaatgaaaataatcatCCACAACTGTTAGGTTACATAAATCATATAGAATTTATGACTATGATTTATCTACAATATACACTTGTATATATATCGATCCATTTCATTGagctaattaaaataatgaaaattaattatataagttaatataaGGTGCAAATATATGATCTTTAAAGGATCTACATGCATGGCCTTGTCATATGTGCTGCATgagtttagaaaataaaataaatcactatatatttttttcgataaaataaaaatcataaaatgaaGATTATGTGAACCCAAGAGGTGTAATATTTCGGACAGCGCGTTAAATTAATCAAAACAAGGCATCAAAACCGACCACATAAAATAAGTTGTATACTTTTCTATGATATTTTTTCATGTAATATATGGTGACGGAGCGTTGAGACTGTTaggttaataatatattatatagtaagaattttttttttcttttatttaaaatttctggGAACCTTTGTTTAACGCGATTTCCATCATGAAGCTTCTTTCAGGTCATTGTAACTTTACGAGGAAGCCAGtgctctctctctatatatagagGATATTTTATGCTCGAAAAAATGCACgtccaaattaattattgctattTATATTGCTTTCTGTATTCTCTCAAATACCTATAAAGATTTCTTGCATTTTTTATTCCCACCGCAGCAACAGATATCTGATACGCTTCGAAAGCCCAAAAAAAGAGGTAATTTCTTCTTTATGCTTGCTAGTTtaaatttctcattttcttcCTCCTTTTAGGAAAAACTCTTGAATTGattgacattttttttaaaaaaaaaatacctttaAAGAGCCTCTAAATGCTAGCCAGACGCATAGCAAGTTCTGTTTATTaatttacataatatatatataaatgcagtAATGATTTAGTAGgttatccaaaataaaattgataaatcatatacagctttaataatttaaagcgttttttatttttatcttttaatactaaaattgtaataataaaatgtaaactttttaatgaaaatcaatctaatttttatatagtatataaataatattggatttttttaccCCTATTTAGTTTTGTGCCACGTGaatatcatatatttaaaaacaaatagatAATTCATTAAATCAACAAACTGTACGTATATTTTGCTCTTTATAAGAAACACTCTTTAACTTTTTTATCCTAAacaaaaatttctttaataagagactaactatatatatatatatatatagatatgatttgttttcttccctttttctaaTAATTGAGAGGTGCTCATCATTTTCCAGGTTGCAACTCAGATATGGGAAAAACTGGTAATTACCATCCTAGCCACCAAGAGCACCCACTGGagctcaagtcatttcacaaaccCTACAAATGCGACGGCTGCAAAGAGACAGGCTTCGGAAAGAGATACAGATGCGACCGATGCGACTTCGATCTCCACGAAGATTGCATGTTTCTCGCCGACCAAAAATCCCACGCTTCCTTCAGAGGTTCGACATTCGAGTTCTTGGAACATCCTCCGCGAAAATGCGAACGAGACAAGTACTGCAAAGACTGCGAAAGATATTGCGACGCTTGTGGAAAACCCGTCAAGGGTTTCGTTTACCATTGCGCAAAAAATGGTCTAGATTTGCACCCTTGTTGCAGTAATCTCAAGCAAGTGCTTAAAATCGATGGCAAAGAGTTTCGGCTCGGCAAAGGCGTGAAGTCGAAATGTTTTTGGTGCGAAAAAGTGAAAGTTAAAGGCAGTGTTTCTGGTATAAGAGGCTGGTCTTATGTTTCATTGTGCAATGAGTACCGTCTTCATGTTTATTGTGCTACTGAAATGGTTTCCGAGGTTTGGAAAAGTAGAGACAAGATTGGTAgcggtaataataataaaaatgactGTTTGGATTTGGAGAACTTGAAGCTTCCAAAGAGTTTGGCAAAGTTGAGAAAAAATGGTGCAAGGGGGAATAAGTATTGGAGGATTATAAAAGCAGTTCTCAGGACAATTGCTTGTATCCTTATGGGTGAACCAACCATTACCATGACTTGCCTTGTTGAATTGCTCAAGTAAAAAGTGTTTAGTAGTTAATTATGGATTTTCCAATAAGTTTCTCTGTTTTATTATGACAGAATCATTGTAAATAGGTGTGAGAGTTGTAAGAGacgttggattttttttattttatttttttttggggcaaaactTATACAAGTTATGTAAGTTTTGGAGTTTGGTATATTGTATTCGaaccaagaaaaatattttcaaatatcgaTAGTGGAAAAAGCTTTCTGAAGTTATAATCATAAAGACTTATAAATAGTATTAAGAATATACCATTACTTTTAACCTCTAGGACCACTTATAAAACCATTGaacattcatttctttttttgatcccatttttttttttttttttatccaattttgaACATTCATTTCAGATCCAGGTTTAAACTTCCATTTCAATGAAAATCTCCTCTTTCTAaacttgtaataaaaaaaattcaaaaaattaacctCTGAAGGCAAGCCAATTCTTAgctggcatatatatatatatatacacaggaGAATATCCCTCATCTTTGGTATGAGTACATGGTTaattttcaaagaaataaaatagaGAGAAAGGCATGCAGGGACTTGAAAATTGATAAACATACACATTCAGaattctttaatattttcttctatttGTGAAATATTCTTGGGCTTGTTATGGAGTTGATACAATGCGATAACCAATAATACTTCAGTGGTCAGAAATCCCAAGAGAAGTAGACACTCTGATGCCTATGCCTTTTGGAAATATTTGTTAAAGTAAATTCCAGCTGCTTCAAAGGGTTGCTGCATTTATTTCGTCATGGCAAATCCTACTGCAGCCACGGTGGCTAGTAAGTCTGATATAACCTGCCCATATATGCActtgatattaaattttataatatagtttttcagtgaaaaaaaaaaacttggattTACAAAGTACTAAAAAGCTTTATAtccatttttaagaaatattacaattgatacatagattttttttatttttttgctttttctttcttggttCAGATTCACTGTACTCGCTCGGAGCTATCTAGGACTCGTAGGCCTGATTTCTACCTATTAATTACCACCTGACCTTTGAGCTTGTAGGTTCAATGGGTCGTTTTTGTGGACTATCTAGTTGCGAATGAGTCCACCATGTGATTCAGCCCATTTAAAGAAAAGCCAAGAGTCCAATTTAATTTGAGCTGACAAATTTGAATAGGTTTGAGCCTTGTGTATGATATAATACCTTATCTCACTGGATTTTAACAGGCTAGCCCATTGgagattgaattattttttatttttttggttttttgggggAACATTAGATATTAAATTTGGGGATAAATAAAATTGCAGCTAATTCTCTCGCTTGTATAATACCTTAATTcctgaataaataataataataataccttaattctaaaataattagcttttttttttttctttctttttttaaaaagcttaaaatgaaatggaaattaaatAGAATTGCATCGTAGAAGTTGTCACCGTAGAAGTCCAGCAAAAAGTTGTGCACATGATTTAATTCCctcttcattttataaattgaaatgGCAGTTTGCGACGATGCATATGCAATCCCAATAATAATTGTGAACAGCATGTATCTGCAATTTCAATTGGCTAAAACGTATGAttagaagaaaagtaaaaatattttaaaacttaatttgataaatggatcccaaaaaaaaaaaaaagaaaaaagaaaaaaatgggtaAATGAAAccattttgaaaatatgagaatAAAGGCTAGGTAAAACATAAATATGCTTAATTTTATCGATATGCAATAACATGAAAAAAGTTGGATCTGAATCATCTTCTTGATATTTTACTACCAAAGCATTAGAAGTTGGAACTTGGAAGTGCCACCGATAAGAACAGAAACATGACAGTAAAAATCCTTAACCCTAGACTGATCATCCTCAAACACCTAGAGATCACTATTGattccatctctctctctattgAAGCTATTGAACATGGAAAATTtagtgtaattttctttttttataaacgCTGATGAACAGTCTAAtgataaagtaattatttttttctataaagaTTCAGAATTCGAAATTTTcaattcaatatttaaaaaaaaaaatctctaaaaCTTTTTTCATTAGCTACATATTTATGCACTCCAAATAAATCCTACACAACTAGAATGTTAAAAAGAAGCCGGAATCCAATAAAATGATTTTGGTAAAGGAAATATATTAGTCTAAAGAGCATGGAAAAGCACAGCGAATTAGAAATTAGGAAGAGGCAGCAAAACGGCGTAgtactaatttttttcttaatttattttttgttggtcGCCTGCAAATTGTCATGGTTTACTTTGAAATTATAGggcaaattaaaataatgtgcTTAAAAGGGTTGATTTATCACCAGCTCAAAaggacaaggaaaaaaaaaaaaaaaagggtaaaaaaaccAATAGAAATTCCGTGTAGGAAAACTAGCTAGGAAGGACTAGTCtacaattttctcttttattttattttattttttttctgtgttttttttaagtcaatcggtataaatataattaaaaaagagcAAAGTATCATTTTTCagagttgattttttttatcactcTCTTTCCCCTTTGTTTGTTAATATTTCTTTCCCCACCCCCTTTTTTGGGTATCCTGTAATTTGTTGCGGAGAAATTGAG
Proteins encoded:
- the LOC107413479 gene encoding protein VACUOLELESS GAMETOPHYTES, giving the protein MKITEFEHPNHPDHILMLKSSDVPYKCDGCKELGFGPCFKCEDCNFHLHEECALASKSSYHPLLKRCELRFCEETYGGRYCDACGKDVMGFVYQCTHDNAHDLHPCCLKLQRIIIGDGFELRLSDKVPSKCLKCNSKEISRGIKGWSYVSSCGEYCYHVACVKDLVLENWRNGYFNGDNDNISAQTSNLALLQIASPSNEVAQRGDRLGSKAKKFWRIAKMVLKLIISAIFGDPTGGIAIIVEALVSSTSA
- the LOC107413478 gene encoding protein VACUOLELESS GAMETOPHYTES — encoded protein: MGKTGNYHPSHQEHPLELKSFHKPYKCDGCKETGFGKRYRCDRCDFDLHEDCMFLADQKSHASFRGSTFEFLEHPPRKCERDKYCKDCERYCDACGKPVKGFVYHCAKNGLDLHPCCSNLKQVLKIDGKEFRLGKGVKSKCFWCEKVKVKGSVSGIRGWSYVSLCNEYRLHVYCATEMVSEVWKSRDKIGSGNNNKNDCLDLENLKLPKSLAKLRKNGARGNKYWRIIKAVLRTIACILMGEPTITMTCLVELLK